The following proteins are encoded in a genomic region of Diabrotica virgifera virgifera chromosome 1, PGI_DIABVI_V3a:
- the LOC126886059 gene encoding threonine-rich protein-like codes for MKRSVLVFTLLIFTFSFIAGEPLTCYKCRDALKGPCIDGDKNQMKTIECHEDEVCVTIQSKTTQGSNYYITATRGCDASDICEDETINLMKNTKTILCLTCNTTLCNSGSSVKSSILTVVFFNIFFYLATTIR; via the exons ATGAAGAGAAGTGTATTAGTGTTTACCTTGTTGATATTTACCTTTAGTTTTATTGCTG GCGAACCTCTGACTTGTTATAAATGTAGAGACGCTCTGAAAGGGCCTTGCATAGATGGAGATAAAAACCAAATGAAAACAATAGAATGCCATGAAGATGAAGTTTGTGTAACTATTCAGTCCAAAA CAACCCAAGGTTCCAACTACTACATTACAGCGACTCGTGGATGCGATGCTAGCGATATCTGTGAAGACGAGACTATAAATCTAATGAAAAATACCAAGACAATACTCTGTTTAACTTGCAATACAACTTTATGTAATTCTGGATCATCCGTCAAATCTTCAATTCTTACTGTGGTGTTTTtcaatatctttttttatttagcaACTACTATTAGATAG